One segment of Salvelinus alpinus chromosome 1, SLU_Salpinus.1, whole genome shotgun sequence DNA contains the following:
- the LOC139578629 gene encoding signal transducer and activator of transcription 3 isoform X6: MAQWNQLQQLETRYLEQLYHLYSDSFPMELRQFLAPWIESQDWAYAANKESHATLVFHNLLGEIDQQYSRFLQENNVLYQHNLRRIKQHLQSKYLEKPMEIARIVARCLWEEQRLLQTATTAAQDGTTSHPSGTVVTEKQQILEHNLQDIRKRVQDMEQKMKMLENLQDDFDFNYKTLKSQGDNPPNSSPICSELSQDMNGNSQAAATRQKMSQLEQMLSALDQLRRQIVTEMAGLLSAMDFVQKNLTDDELADWKRRQQIACIGGPPNICLDRLETWITSLAESQLQIRQQIKKLEELQQKVSYKGDPIIQHRPALEEKIVDLFRTLMKSAFVVERQPCMPMHPDRPLVIKTGVQFTNKVRLLVKFPELNYQLKIKVIIDKESGDVAAIRGSRKFNILGTNTKVMNMEESNNGSLSAEFKHLTLREQRCGNGGRTNSDASLIVTEELHLITFETEVYHQGLKIDLETHSLPVVVISNICQMPNAWASILWYNMLTNHPKNVNFFTKPPVGTWDQVAEVLSWQFSSTTKRGLTIEQLTTLAEKLLGPCVNYSGCQITWAKFCKENMAGKGFSFWVWLDNIIDLVKKYILALWNEGYILGFISKERERAILSPKPPGTFLLRFSESSKEGGITFTWVEKDISGKTQIQSVEPYTKQQLNSMSFAEIIMGYKIMDATNILVSPLVYLFPEIPKEDAFGKYCRPEAAPEAELGDPCSTIQPYLKTKFICVTPTNSGNTSDLFPMSPRTLDSLMHNEAEANPGPLDSLTLDMELSSDVASPM; this comes from the exons ATGGCCCAGTGGAACCAGTTGCAGCAGCTGGAGACCAGGTACCTGGAGCAGCTGTACCACCTGTACAGCGACAGCTTCCCCATGGAGCTCCGGCAGTTCCTCGCCCCCTGGATCGAAAGCCAGGATTG GGCGTACGCAGCGAACAAGGAGTCCCACGCCACGCTGGTGTTCCACAACCTGCTGGGGGAGATTGACCAGCAGTACAGCCGCTTCCTGCAGGAGAACAACGTGCTCTACCAGCACAACCTGCGACGCATTAAGCAGCACCTGCAGTCCAAGTACCTGGAGAAACCTATGGAGATCGCCCGCATTGTGGCCCGCTGCCTCTGGGAAGAGCAGAGGCTGTTGCAGACCGCCACCACCGCCGCACAGGACGGAACGACGTCTCACCCGTCTGGCACTGTGGTGACGGAGAAACAACAGATCCTGGAGCACAACCTGCAGGACATCAGGAAGAGGGTGCAG GATATGGAACAAAAGATGAAGATGCTTGAGAATCTCCAGGATGATTTTGACTTCAACTACAAGACCCTTAAAAGTCAGGGTG ataacccacccaactcctCTCCTATTTGCTCAGAGTTGTCCCAGGACATGAATGGGAACAGCCAGGCGGCAGCCACCAGGCAGAAGATGTCTCAGCTGGAACAGATGCTGAGTGCTCTGGACCAGCTCAGGAGG CAAATTGTGACTGAAATGGCAGGGCTGCTGTCAGCCATGGACTTTGTCCAGAAGAACCTGACCGATGACGAGCTGGCTGACTGGAAGAGGAGGCAGCAGATTGCCTGCATCGGAGGACCACCCAACATTTGCCTGGACCGCTTGGAGACATG GATTACTTCCCTGGCTGAGTCTCAGCTGCAGATCCGCCAGCAGATCAAGAAGCTGGAGGAGCTCCAGCAGAAGGTGTCCTATAAGGGAGACCCCATCATCCAGCACCGGCCCGCTCTGGAGGAGAAGATAGTGGACTTGTTCAGAACCCTCATGAAGAG TGCGTTCGTGGTGGAAAGGCAGCCTTGTATGCCCATGCATCCAGACAGACCACTGGTCATCAAGACAGGTGTGCAGTTCACCAACAAAGTCAG ATTACTGGTGAAGTTTCCAGAATTGAATTACCAGCTGAAGATCAAAGTTATTATTGATAA GGAATCTGGGGATGTGGCTGCCATTCGAGG GTCCCGAAAGTTCAACATCCTAGGTACCAACACCAAGGTGATGAACATGGAGGAGTCCAACAACGGCAGTCTGTCAGCAGAGTTCAAACACCTG ACCCTGAGGGAACAGAGGTGTGGCAATGGTGGCAGGACCAACAGTGAT GCCTCCCTGATCGTTACAGAGGAGCTCCACCTCATCACCTTTGAGACCGAGGTCTACCACCAGGGCTTGAAGATCGACCTGGAG ACCCATTCTCTACCAGTGGTGGTCATCTCCAACATCTGCCAGATGCCCAACGCCTGGGCCTCCATCCTGTGGTACAACATGCTGACcaaccaccccaag AATGTGAACTTCTTCACCAAGCCTCCGGTGGGGACGTGGGATCAGGTAGCGGAGGTGCTGAGCTGGCAGTTCTCCTCCACCACTAAGAGAGGCCTGACCATCGAGCAGCTCACCACCCTGGCTGAGAAACTACTAG GGCCGTGTGTGAACTACTCTGGATGCCAGATCACCTGGGCCAAGTTCTGCAAA GAGAACATGGCGGGTAAAGGCTTCTCTTTCTGGGTATGGCTGGACAACATCATCGACCTGGTCAAGAAGTACATCCTGGCTTTGTGGAATGAAGG gtatATTCTGGGTTTCATcagtaaggagagggagagggccaTCCTGAGCCCTAAGCCTCCTGGCACCTTCCTGCTGCGCTTCAGTGAGAGCAGTAAGGAGGGAGGCATCACCTTCACCTGGGTGGAGAAGGACATCAGTG ggaAGACTCAGATCCAGTCGGTGGAGCCTTACACCAAGCAGCAGCTCAACAGCATGTCCTTTGCGGAGATCATTATGGGATACAAGATCATGGACGCCACCAACATCCTGGTGTCTCCGCTGGTCTACCTCTTCCCAGAGATCCCCAAGGAGGACGCCTTCGGGAAGTACTGCCGACCGGAAGCTGCTCCAGAGGCTGAACTCGGAGACCCGTGTAGTA CCATTCAACCATACTTAAAGACAAAGTTCATCTGTGTAACCCC
- the LOC139578629 gene encoding signal transducer and activator of transcription 3 isoform X3, with protein MAQWNQLQQLETRYLEQLYHLYSDSFPMELRQFLAPWIESQDWAYAANKESHATLVFHNLLGEIDQQYSRFLQENNVLYQHNLRRIKQHLQSKYLEKPMEIARIVARCLWEEQRLLQTATTAAQDGTTSHPSGTVVTEKQQILEHNLQDIRKRVQDMEQKMKMLENLQDDFDFNYKTLKSQGELSQDMNGNSQAAATRQKMSQLEQMLSALDQLRRQIVTEMAGLLSAMDFVQKNLTDDELADWKRRQQIACIGGPPNICLDRLETWITSLAESQLQIRQQIKKLEELQQKVSYKGDPIIQHRPALEEKIVDLFRTLMKSAFVVERQPCMPMHPDRPLVIKTGVQFTNKVRLLVKFPELNYQLKIKVIIDKESGDVAAIRGSRKFNILGTNTKVMNMEESNNGSLSAEFKHLTLREQRCGNGGRTNSDASLIVTEELHLITFETEVYHQGLKIDLETHSLPVVVISNICQMPNAWASILWYNMLTNHPKNVNFFTKPPVGTWDQVAEVLSWQFSSTTKRGLTIEQLTTLAEKLLGPCVNYSGCQITWAKFCKENMAGKGFSFWVWLDNIIDLVKKYILALWNEGYILGFISKERERAILSPKPPGTFLLRFSESSKEGGITFTWVEKDISGKTQIQSVEPYTKQQLNSMSFAEIIMGYKIMDATNILVSPLVYLFPEIPKEDAFGKYCRPEAAPEAELGDPCSTIQPYLKTKFICVTPCPSVFMDFPDSELLGNGIFPGTNSGNTSDLFPMSPRTLDSLMHNEAEANPGPLALLLSVFPDSLTLDMELSSDVASPM; from the exons ATGGCCCAGTGGAACCAGTTGCAGCAGCTGGAGACCAGGTACCTGGAGCAGCTGTACCACCTGTACAGCGACAGCTTCCCCATGGAGCTCCGGCAGTTCCTCGCCCCCTGGATCGAAAGCCAGGATTG GGCGTACGCAGCGAACAAGGAGTCCCACGCCACGCTGGTGTTCCACAACCTGCTGGGGGAGATTGACCAGCAGTACAGCCGCTTCCTGCAGGAGAACAACGTGCTCTACCAGCACAACCTGCGACGCATTAAGCAGCACCTGCAGTCCAAGTACCTGGAGAAACCTATGGAGATCGCCCGCATTGTGGCCCGCTGCCTCTGGGAAGAGCAGAGGCTGTTGCAGACCGCCACCACCGCCGCACAGGACGGAACGACGTCTCACCCGTCTGGCACTGTGGTGACGGAGAAACAACAGATCCTGGAGCACAACCTGCAGGACATCAGGAAGAGGGTGCAG GATATGGAACAAAAGATGAAGATGCTTGAGAATCTCCAGGATGATTTTGACTTCAACTACAAGACCCTTAAAAGTCAGGGTG AGTTGTCCCAGGACATGAATGGGAACAGCCAGGCGGCAGCCACCAGGCAGAAGATGTCTCAGCTGGAACAGATGCTGAGTGCTCTGGACCAGCTCAGGAGG CAAATTGTGACTGAAATGGCAGGGCTGCTGTCAGCCATGGACTTTGTCCAGAAGAACCTGACCGATGACGAGCTGGCTGACTGGAAGAGGAGGCAGCAGATTGCCTGCATCGGAGGACCACCCAACATTTGCCTGGACCGCTTGGAGACATG GATTACTTCCCTGGCTGAGTCTCAGCTGCAGATCCGCCAGCAGATCAAGAAGCTGGAGGAGCTCCAGCAGAAGGTGTCCTATAAGGGAGACCCCATCATCCAGCACCGGCCCGCTCTGGAGGAGAAGATAGTGGACTTGTTCAGAACCCTCATGAAGAG TGCGTTCGTGGTGGAAAGGCAGCCTTGTATGCCCATGCATCCAGACAGACCACTGGTCATCAAGACAGGTGTGCAGTTCACCAACAAAGTCAG ATTACTGGTGAAGTTTCCAGAATTGAATTACCAGCTGAAGATCAAAGTTATTATTGATAA GGAATCTGGGGATGTGGCTGCCATTCGAGG GTCCCGAAAGTTCAACATCCTAGGTACCAACACCAAGGTGATGAACATGGAGGAGTCCAACAACGGCAGTCTGTCAGCAGAGTTCAAACACCTG ACCCTGAGGGAACAGAGGTGTGGCAATGGTGGCAGGACCAACAGTGAT GCCTCCCTGATCGTTACAGAGGAGCTCCACCTCATCACCTTTGAGACCGAGGTCTACCACCAGGGCTTGAAGATCGACCTGGAG ACCCATTCTCTACCAGTGGTGGTCATCTCCAACATCTGCCAGATGCCCAACGCCTGGGCCTCCATCCTGTGGTACAACATGCTGACcaaccaccccaag AATGTGAACTTCTTCACCAAGCCTCCGGTGGGGACGTGGGATCAGGTAGCGGAGGTGCTGAGCTGGCAGTTCTCCTCCACCACTAAGAGAGGCCTGACCATCGAGCAGCTCACCACCCTGGCTGAGAAACTACTAG GGCCGTGTGTGAACTACTCTGGATGCCAGATCACCTGGGCCAAGTTCTGCAAA GAGAACATGGCGGGTAAAGGCTTCTCTTTCTGGGTATGGCTGGACAACATCATCGACCTGGTCAAGAAGTACATCCTGGCTTTGTGGAATGAAGG gtatATTCTGGGTTTCATcagtaaggagagggagagggccaTCCTGAGCCCTAAGCCTCCTGGCACCTTCCTGCTGCGCTTCAGTGAGAGCAGTAAGGAGGGAGGCATCACCTTCACCTGGGTGGAGAAGGACATCAGTG ggaAGACTCAGATCCAGTCGGTGGAGCCTTACACCAAGCAGCAGCTCAACAGCATGTCCTTTGCGGAGATCATTATGGGATACAAGATCATGGACGCCACCAACATCCTGGTGTCTCCGCTGGTCTACCTCTTCCCAGAGATCCCCAAGGAGGACGCCTTCGGGAAGTACTGCCGACCGGAAGCTGCTCCAGAGGCTGAACTCGGAGACCCGTGTAGTA CCATTCAACCATACTTAAAGACAAAGTTCATCTGTGTAACCCC
- the LOC139578629 gene encoding signal transducer and activator of transcription 3 isoform X2, producing the protein MAQWNQLQQLETRYLEQLYHLYSDSFPMELRQFLAPWIESQDWAYAANKESHATLVFHNLLGEIDQQYSRFLQENNVLYQHNLRRIKQHLQSKYLEKPMEIARIVARCLWEEQRLLQTATTAAQDGTTSHPSGTVVTEKQQILEHNLQDIRKRVQDMEQKMKMLENLQDDFDFNYKTLKSQGDNPPNSSPICSELSQDMNGNSQAAATRQKMSQLEQMLSALDQLRRQIVTEMAGLLSAMDFVQKNLTDDELADWKRRQQIACIGGPPNICLDRLETWITSLAESQLQIRQQIKKLEELQQKVSYKGDPIIQHRPALEEKIVDLFRTLMKSAFVVERQPCMPMHPDRPLVIKTGVQFTNKVRLLVKFPELNYQLKIKVIIDKESGDVAAIRGSRKFNILGTNTKVMNMEESNNGSLSAEFKHLTLREQRCGNGGRTNSDASLIVTEELHLITFETEVYHQGLKIDLETHSLPVVVISNICQMPNAWASILWYNMLTNHPKNVNFFTKPPVGTWDQVAEVLSWQFSSTTKRGLTIEQLTTLAEKLLGPCVNYSGCQITWAKFCKENMAGKGFSFWVWLDNIIDLVKKYILALWNEGYILGFISKERERAILSPKPPGTFLLRFSESSKEGGITFTWVEKDISGKTQIQSVEPYTKQQLNSMSFAEIIMGYKIMDATNILVSPLVYLFPEIPKEDAFGKYCRPEAAPEAELGDPCSTIQPYLKTKFICVTPCPSVFMDFPDSELLGNGIFPGTNSGNTSDLFPMSPRTLDSLMHNEAEANPGPLDSLTLDMELSSDVASPM; encoded by the exons ATGGCCCAGTGGAACCAGTTGCAGCAGCTGGAGACCAGGTACCTGGAGCAGCTGTACCACCTGTACAGCGACAGCTTCCCCATGGAGCTCCGGCAGTTCCTCGCCCCCTGGATCGAAAGCCAGGATTG GGCGTACGCAGCGAACAAGGAGTCCCACGCCACGCTGGTGTTCCACAACCTGCTGGGGGAGATTGACCAGCAGTACAGCCGCTTCCTGCAGGAGAACAACGTGCTCTACCAGCACAACCTGCGACGCATTAAGCAGCACCTGCAGTCCAAGTACCTGGAGAAACCTATGGAGATCGCCCGCATTGTGGCCCGCTGCCTCTGGGAAGAGCAGAGGCTGTTGCAGACCGCCACCACCGCCGCACAGGACGGAACGACGTCTCACCCGTCTGGCACTGTGGTGACGGAGAAACAACAGATCCTGGAGCACAACCTGCAGGACATCAGGAAGAGGGTGCAG GATATGGAACAAAAGATGAAGATGCTTGAGAATCTCCAGGATGATTTTGACTTCAACTACAAGACCCTTAAAAGTCAGGGTG ataacccacccaactcctCTCCTATTTGCTCAGAGTTGTCCCAGGACATGAATGGGAACAGCCAGGCGGCAGCCACCAGGCAGAAGATGTCTCAGCTGGAACAGATGCTGAGTGCTCTGGACCAGCTCAGGAGG CAAATTGTGACTGAAATGGCAGGGCTGCTGTCAGCCATGGACTTTGTCCAGAAGAACCTGACCGATGACGAGCTGGCTGACTGGAAGAGGAGGCAGCAGATTGCCTGCATCGGAGGACCACCCAACATTTGCCTGGACCGCTTGGAGACATG GATTACTTCCCTGGCTGAGTCTCAGCTGCAGATCCGCCAGCAGATCAAGAAGCTGGAGGAGCTCCAGCAGAAGGTGTCCTATAAGGGAGACCCCATCATCCAGCACCGGCCCGCTCTGGAGGAGAAGATAGTGGACTTGTTCAGAACCCTCATGAAGAG TGCGTTCGTGGTGGAAAGGCAGCCTTGTATGCCCATGCATCCAGACAGACCACTGGTCATCAAGACAGGTGTGCAGTTCACCAACAAAGTCAG ATTACTGGTGAAGTTTCCAGAATTGAATTACCAGCTGAAGATCAAAGTTATTATTGATAA GGAATCTGGGGATGTGGCTGCCATTCGAGG GTCCCGAAAGTTCAACATCCTAGGTACCAACACCAAGGTGATGAACATGGAGGAGTCCAACAACGGCAGTCTGTCAGCAGAGTTCAAACACCTG ACCCTGAGGGAACAGAGGTGTGGCAATGGTGGCAGGACCAACAGTGAT GCCTCCCTGATCGTTACAGAGGAGCTCCACCTCATCACCTTTGAGACCGAGGTCTACCACCAGGGCTTGAAGATCGACCTGGAG ACCCATTCTCTACCAGTGGTGGTCATCTCCAACATCTGCCAGATGCCCAACGCCTGGGCCTCCATCCTGTGGTACAACATGCTGACcaaccaccccaag AATGTGAACTTCTTCACCAAGCCTCCGGTGGGGACGTGGGATCAGGTAGCGGAGGTGCTGAGCTGGCAGTTCTCCTCCACCACTAAGAGAGGCCTGACCATCGAGCAGCTCACCACCCTGGCTGAGAAACTACTAG GGCCGTGTGTGAACTACTCTGGATGCCAGATCACCTGGGCCAAGTTCTGCAAA GAGAACATGGCGGGTAAAGGCTTCTCTTTCTGGGTATGGCTGGACAACATCATCGACCTGGTCAAGAAGTACATCCTGGCTTTGTGGAATGAAGG gtatATTCTGGGTTTCATcagtaaggagagggagagggccaTCCTGAGCCCTAAGCCTCCTGGCACCTTCCTGCTGCGCTTCAGTGAGAGCAGTAAGGAGGGAGGCATCACCTTCACCTGGGTGGAGAAGGACATCAGTG ggaAGACTCAGATCCAGTCGGTGGAGCCTTACACCAAGCAGCAGCTCAACAGCATGTCCTTTGCGGAGATCATTATGGGATACAAGATCATGGACGCCACCAACATCCTGGTGTCTCCGCTGGTCTACCTCTTCCCAGAGATCCCCAAGGAGGACGCCTTCGGGAAGTACTGCCGACCGGAAGCTGCTCCAGAGGCTGAACTCGGAGACCCGTGTAGTA CCATTCAACCATACTTAAAGACAAAGTTCATCTGTGTAACCCC